The region ACGAGGAGGCATACAATGGTACAAAATTCAGTGTTACTAGTGGATGACGATGCCAAACTGGTAAAGTTGTTAAAGATATATTTTGAGAAGGATGGGTTTATCGCCTATACTGCGGCTGATGGCATTGATGCGTTAATGGCTGTGCGTGAACACAAACCTGATATTATGGTGCTTGACTTGATGATGCCTGGCCTTGACGGTTGGGAAGTATGCCGGCGGTTGCGTAAAGATAATGATATTCCGATTATTATGCTTACCGCCCGCGATGAAGAAAGCGATCGGTTGGTCGGCTTGGAGCTTGGTGCCGACGACTATGTCACTAAACCATTCAGTTCCAAAGAGGTGGTGGCTCGTGCCAAGGTTATATTGCGGCGTACCAATAGGTCTGTTTTACGCAAAGAGGCGATAAAGATTGGCGGCTTGACGATTGACATGGATTCGTATCAGGTAAGCCGGGACGGCGAAGCGGTAGACCTAACACCCACCGAATTTAAGATAGTAGAACTGCTGGCAACAAACCCGGGAAAGGTATATAGCCGCCTTCAAATCGCCGAACAAGTACATGGTTACACGTTCGAAGGATATGAACGGACTATCGATGCCCATATTAAGAACTTGCGGCGCAAGTTGGAAGCCAACCCGAAAGAACCGGTATATATTCAGACCGTCTATGGGCTGGGCTATAAATTAGCCGGGGTAGCGAAGGATGAATAGTATTGTCTACCGGATTACCGGCCTTATGTTTCTGTTTGTAGCCTTTACTGTGGTATTATTGATTTATCCGGCCGATTATCAAATGAACCAATTGTTTCGGGAATATTTGCTGCTCATGGGGCGCGGCGGCATGATGCACCATATGGGACAAGCTGAATTGACATTTTTAGCCTCTGTCCATAGGTCGCTAAACTGGGTCGGGCCATACTCATTGTGTTAGGGCTTTTGGCAAGCTATTCTTTAGCTAGCTAATTCATAACTTATTCACATTTTTATGGTAATATTTTTATAAGTAAATGGTGGAGGCTTACCTAAGCCCTACATATCATTTCAATTAAAAGGAGCGTGATAGTATGAATAAGACGGTATCTAAGCTGGTAATGGGTTTAATGCTGGGAGCATTTGTAGCGACATCCGGGATGGTTTCACCGATTGTGCTCGCTGAGCAAACCGATACCCAGCAAAATGAGCAGCAAGTACCGCCGCCAGCCGATAGCAATAATCAGTCAAACGAGCATAGCGGTCACCACTAAATCCTAGTTATCAGTAAAATGAGAACACATTAGACACACGAACCTTTTTGCCACAAAATAAAGGGTTTCGTTTTTGTATATTCTTTCTAAGAGAATATTCATTAGATATTCATATTGATTTGTTGCAATATATGTAGGCGGATGGGAATTTCCGGCCAAGCTCAACTATGTGTCAATATGGGAGAAGGATAAAATATCCACAAGAGATTAGTTGATTTGCTGTAGGTGTTCTTAGGGGGTATGTAAGTTGGCTGAACCATTTAATCGTGAAACCGATACTATCCGTAGAAGGTATAACCGGACTGCTTTATTTTACGACTGGATGGATAAAATGATTCCAATTAAGCTTCGCCGCAAAGCCGTTGAGCAAGCTACAGGCAAGGTATTAGAGGTAGGGGTAGGCACAGGCGCCAATCTAGAATTTTATTTGCCTGGATGCCAAGTGACAGGGATAGATTTTAGTCCAGGCATGTTACAGAAAGCCAGGCAGAAACTAACAAAAGCCAGGGTGCCTGTTTCTCTTTTGGAGATGGATGCTCAAAACATGATCTTTCCTGATAACTCTTTTGATACTGTAATTGCTACCTGCGTTTTTTGTTCAGTACCTGACCCGATCCAAGGCTTAAAAGAGGTCAAGCGGGTGTGTAAGCCGGGCGGGCGGATTGTTCTTCTTGAGCATGTACGCAGTGAAAACCCGTTCTTAGGATGGGTGATGGATGTTCTTAATCCGGTAGCTTTGCATGTCATCGGTTCGAATATTAACAGGGAAACAGTAAAGAACGTGAATGAGGCAGGCATACATTCGTACTCCATTGAGGAGTATTCAGGGAAGATAATCAAGCTTATTATTGCTTCTCCAGTCTGAATCGGTTTTGGCCAACCTGCCGTCTTATAGATCACAAAGCTTGATTAGCTATGCGGGGCACTGGACAAAATAACAATGAACTTTTGGCACATGAAAACACGGTGAGTATCATTGATAATACAACTGACAAGGTTATCGGCAAGGTTGAGGTCGGGAAAATCCCAAATAGAATTACCTTTAAGCGGTAAAGTAGAAATAGACGGTCAATAAGGATACGAAATAAGAATATATTTTGATGAGATTGCCTGGCACATGATGCTGGGCCTTTTTTACTCCTCAAAGCACTAATCTCAGCATGATGAACGTACTGGATTACTCGCAGCGAAGTGCGGCGCATACTGGTAAAATAACACAAGTTTTTCATAATTCATTCACGAGATGTTCATATTAGCTAGGTATAATATGGATAAAGAAATCAAGGAGGTAATGAAAATGAAAAAGACTTTTATAACCGCATCTTTACTGGTGAGCATGATGGTAGCGGGTGTGGCTTCGGCCAATGAGTTTCTCCCGGAAACAAACAAAATTAAATCAAACATCCAAACAGTAATGGTCAGGCAAGGCAGCACTAAAAACGGTCCTCAATATGCTGTGATCGACCGTAATCCTACGGGATATAACAAACAGGTAGTTGGCGGCCAAACCATTGAGGGTTGGATCAAAGACGGTGTAGCATACACGGCCATTGACGGAGTCACTACCAAGGCTTATCGCATCAATAAGGACCTCGAAACAGTAATGGTCAGGCAAGGCAGCACTAAAAACGGTCCTCAATATGCTGTGATCGACCGCAATCCTACGGGATATAACAAACAGGTAGTTGACGGCCATGCCATTGAGGGCTGGATCAAAGACGGTGTAGCATACACGGCCATTGACGGAGTCACAACTAAGGCTTATCGCATCAATAAGGACCTCGAAACAGTCATGGTGAGACAAGGCAGCACTAAAAACGGTCCTCAATATGTTGTGATCGACCATAATCCTACTGGGTATAACAAACAGGTAGTTGGCGGCCATACCATTGAGGGCTGGATCAAAGACGGTGTAGTTTACACCGCAGTTGACGGAGTTATTGTAAAAAAGGGAACACATTCGGCAGGTTGAAAGTAACATAAGAAATTAGGCCATACTTGATCGGTATGGCCTGAAACCTGGAAATTAATATACAAAAACACCATTTTCTTCATAAATAATTCACATTCTTTTGTTATACTGGAGCCAAAACTCATCATATCGGGAGGTGAATAGGTTGAATATAATTATCGAGCCTGATGCCCGCAATTATATAATGAAAAACAATAAAGATAAGGCCATCACCGTTAAAATTGCCAAACGTCCCGGCAGTGTCTGAAGGGGCGGCTGCGTAGTCCAGCTCCCGTCCGTGCGACTGGGAATTGATCAAGGAAAGGTTCAAAGCTACCAAAAGGTTGTAGTAGATGGTATCGACGTGTACTACATTGACAGTGTGGCAACGAACTTTAAAACGGTTAGAATAAAAATAGAAAAACTGCTGTTTTTTAAAAAGCTGATTGCTGTTAGTGAAAATAGGGGCGGCGCAAGCTGAGTAACAGAATAGGGATTTAATGGAAAAATAAAGAGGCTGCCCTCAGAAGGGAAAGCCTCTTTATAGTATAATACAAGTGGACAGTAAATCACATAAATCCCGCTTTTAATTTCCTCTTTCACGAAATGTTCTGCTCAACTCATAAATTCAGATGGAACCCATATAATAATGGTATATATTGGAACGCGAGGGGTGCTGGATATGAGCATCATGAAAACATCTCTTCAATTAGGTGATATTCAGTGCCGGTCGTGTGAGAAGCGAATTGAGCAGGCACTGCAGCAGGTTGGCGGCGTAGTATACTGCAGTCAGGAATGGCTATCAGCCAAGCGTCCTGTATAAGCAAAAAGGGATACCAGTAAAATGGATCATTGAGGGTAAGGCGATCAACTTCTGCAACAATGAGGTTGTTGTACCTACATTACAAATTAAGAAGAAGCTAACTAAGGGAGAAAACATTATTGAGTTTACTCCTACGGAGGGGGATGTTACCTTTAGTTGCTGGATGGGAATGATACGAGGGGTCATCAAGGTAGTAGATGGCGTGAATCGATAATAGTATATCTGTGGGGAGCAAATTCCCAATGTTATTCAGAGTGATTGGAAGTATCCTGCAAGGGGAGACCTTTGCAGGATATTTTGTGTATTCCTACGAGATTCCACACTACGTGAAGTAGATTAAGCCGCCATGCCCAGTTTTTAGTAAAACTCATAATATCTTCATGCCAAATTCATAAGTAATTCACATTTAATTTGTATAATATAGGTAAATCAATACTAATATTGGAAACGGAGAGTGGGAAGAATGAATAAACAGCAAGAAGGTATTGTTCTGGAAGTAATCGGCATGACAGCCAAGGTTAAAGCTAGCCGGCATAGCGACTGTGAAAACTGTGGCTCATGCCCAGGCAATACAGCCATCGTTGTTGAGGCCTATAATGCGGCTGGGGCCAAACCAGGTCAACGAGTCGCCATTGAGATACGCGAGGTTAATATGCTCAAGGCGGCGTTTGTTGTCTACATGGCGCCACTATTTGCGGCTATCGCCGGTGCGCTAGCGGGAAATTATGCAGCTACTTATATTGGAATAGACAGTTTATTGACATCGATAGTCGGAGGAATTGGCTTTTTTGCAATGGCGGTAGGGTATGTCAAACACATTGACCATGTTACGCGTACTGATGAGCGGATGCGGCCGGTGATTGTGTCTGTGTTATAAAAGAATAACTAAGGATTCCTTAACTTTGGCAATTTTACAAGGATATCGAGCGTATGTGACGAAATATGTAGTGTAATGGCTTCAGCCAACTGCTGGCTCAAATGGCCCAGAGTTAGGGGATGAGTTCAAAAGATTAAAGCATAATTGAGACTGGCGTCGTATCATAGACGCCAGTAATTTTTACTAAAGGATACTACTGGGAGGGAAGAACATGTCACAAAGGTCGGTTTTAATTGTTGATGATGATGTAAAACTGGTAGAGTTGCTGCAATTGTATTTTCAGAAAGATGGGTTTGTAGTATATACTGCGAATGATGGTCTTACTGCTTTGAAAATCGCCCGGGACAAACAACCAGATATCTTGGTGCTTGACTTAATGCTGCCAGGGATGGATGGTTGGGATATCTGCAGGACGCTAAGGCGGGATAGCGAGGTGCCTATTTTAATGCTGACCGCCCGGGACGAAGAGAGTGACAGATTAGTTGGTCTAGAGATTGGCGCCGATGACTATGTGACGAAGCCGTTTAGCCCTAAAGAAGTGGTGGCACGCGTTAAGGCTATTTTGCGCCGGACCAAGGGGACAACTACAACGCCTGTACCGCTTCGAATGGGTGATGTAACCATTGACTTGGAACAATATCAGATAACAAAGGGCGGACAACCTGTTGAGCTCACGCCGACCGAGTTTAAGATACTGGAACTGTTGGCGAAAAATCCAGGCAGGGTATTCAGCCGCTTGCAAATTGTTGAACAGACGCAAGGATATTCTTTTGAAGGCTATGAACGCACCGTTGATGCACATGTCAAGAATCTGCGGCGGAAAATCGAGGATAACCCCAAAGAACCAGTATACATTCAAACCGTGTACGGTGTAGGTTACCGTATGGCAGGTATCCAAAATGAATAGCATTATATATCGGACCACAGGACTCATGTTCCTAGCAGTAGCCATAACCGTATTTTTGCTTATTTATTTAGCTAATTCGCAAATGACTGATTTGTTCCAAGGGTATGTTACGGTCCAGCACATGGAAATGCACCGCAGTATGATGACACACATGGGCTCAGGCGGTCATAGGCAGGCTGTCATCCAAGGCCACCTGGAGGGAATGATTGATGGCATCATTGAGTCTAACCAAAAACAGTTGACCTCCCTCCACGAGGAAGCTGTCCGCTTATCACGGCTCATCAAAGACCTAAAGGATTTGGCGCTTACAGAAGTGCGCCAACTGTCATTAGAGATTAAAGAGGTTGATGTTAATCAGATGGTTGGCAGGCCTTGTACATGCTAAAACCGCTTGCTGACGAGAAAGAAATTATTGTCGAGGAGAACTTGACATCTGGGTTGCCTCAAATTATCGCTGATTCCGACAGAATATGTCAGATATTCTATAACCTTATCACTAACGCTATTCGCTACACATCGACCAGCGGGAAAGTAAGCGTTTCTACTGAGCTAACAAATCTCGCAGAGCAAGACTGGGTAAAGGTCCCAGTCGCCGACAATGGCCCAGGTATCGACTCTGCCGGTCTACCATATATTTTTGACCACTTTTACCGGGGTGATAAATCACGGGATAGGAAAAGTGGGGGTACGGGTCTTGATTTGGCGGCAAAGTACATACTGGGTGAAGGGAGTGCTTTTCATGTCGTGTTACCTGTAAAAGTTCACGAAAAAGTCATAATGTCTTCATCAGTTCTTCACAATGATCATGTATTATATACCTATCAAGACAAAGCGAACTAAATGTAGCGGAGTGATGACAGATGATGTGGATTCTATTTTTTATGAACTTGTTTGTAATTATCTATGTAATCCATTTGATTGCAAAACTGAAGGCACAGGAAGATATAGAGTAGTAATAGCAATCCTGATGGTCAACACCATCAGGTTTATATAAATAAATCATCCCCTCCCCCTGTTTATAGAACCCTAGCCAAGGCTAGGGTTCTCAGACTGTAGACACCAGATTATATCTGGTGTCTTTAACTGTTTTAGTATAGATAAGGCGCCGGAGCAGGTTCTCTTCCTGTCGCGTATATGGACGTAAATGGTTCTGCTTTCTGCTTAAAGAATATCTTTTCAAGGTCTGGCTGAGCACGCCGTGCTTCCGACTTGCCCATACCAATCAATTGCTGGACACCGCTTATATCATCCAGTTCAAAAACCTGTCCTGTCCCCCCTTTGATGGACAGTAGAAACACGTGGTAAACTGAAAATCAAGAGAGGGGATTAAAAATGGCAAAATATTATAGCGCAGAATTTAGGATGGATGCCGTCAAACGAGTTGAAACTACTGGTGCTCCAGTCGCCAGGGTAGCGGCAGAATTGGGAATAAACGAGAACACTCTACACGGATGGTTAAAGCGATATCGGGAAAAATCGGTAGATCCGTTTCCTGGCAGCGGAAAACTGAGTTCTGATGATGCACAATTACGAAAGCTGGAGCGAGAAAACCGTGAACTGCGAGGGGAAATCAAGATTCTAAAAAAGGCGGCAGCTTACTTCGCGAAGAACCAGAAATAAAGAGGTTTGAATTTATCAAAGCTACCCGCAGCAAATACCGGGTGGCGAAGTTATGCAAAGTGTTGGAGGTATCCCGAAGCGGGGTACTATGCATGGGAAAATCGCCCGAAAAGTGCCAGAACAATCGAAAATGAAATCTTAACAGAACAAATCAAAACGATCCACCAAAAGAAGCGCCGTACCTATGGTTGTCGAAAAATGGCACGAGAACTGCACCGCATTGGTAAAAAGGTGAACCACAAGCGCATTGAGCGAATTATGAAACAAGAAGGCATTCACGTCAAAGTAGCTAAAAAATTCAAAGCAACGACCAATTCCAAGCATCATTTACCGGTAGCCGAAAATATTCTAAACCGCGAATTTGTAGCCTCTAAACCTAATCAAAAAATGGTCAGTGATATAACGTATCTATGGACTGACGAAGGTTGGTTATACATAGCTGCCGTTATGGATTTATGCGGTCAAAAAATCGTAGGGTTATCAATGAGTGACCGAATGACGAAAGAACTTGTTATTAACGCTTTGGACAGCGTATGCAAGCGAGTCCGATCACCACGCGGCCTACTCATTCATTCCGACCGTGGCAGTCAGTATTGCTCGAATGAGTATCAAAATCTGCTGAAGCGACATGGATTTATCTGTAGCATGTGGCGAAAAGGGAATTGCTGGGATAATGCGCCCATGGAAGCCTTCTGCGGTAAAATGAAATATGAGTGGTTGAATGAATAGCGTTTTAAAACCCGTGATGAGGCGCGCGCTGCTGTATTTGAATATGTTGAAATATTCGACAACAGGCAGCGACTTCATGCGTCAATAGTTACCTCATTCCAGAGGAATATTACACTGTCAAGCTGGCCAAAATTGAAGCTACCGTCTATTATGTAAAACTACTATTGCGCCTATACTCTATGCGGTATCAAAATTAGAGGGCTGCCTGTTTGGGTAGCCCTCTAATTTCATGTAACGATGCTAATTTTCCATAAACCTGGCGTGTTAAGCGGGTTATCATAACGTTCCCAAGAGGTAAATACGCCGGGAAGCATTACTCTGTCAAGCTTGTCGTGTTATGATTTTCAATGATATGAAATAAATGGTATAATATTATAAATATTCTTTATGTTGGAGATATAAATGTATATCAGAATTGTAATAGACAATATTGGTAAAAGCTTTGGTGAAAGACTACTGTTTTCAAATATCAGTGCCGAAGTTGCTAGTAGGCAGTGTTTGGCAGTAACAGGATGTAACGGTTCTGGTAAATCTACGCTGCTTAAAATCATTGCAGGACTTGTTCGGCCAAGCACTGGTCGGATCGGGTTTACTTTGGACAACACCTTTAGCCCAAAAGAGCGAATCAATTATACTGGTTTTGTATCACCTGATGTGGCGATGTATGCGGCGCTTACCGGAATCGAGAATATTATCTTCTGGACAAAGGTGCGGGGTGTGGCCTGTTCCAAGTCTGAGTCTGAAAA is a window of Sporomusaceae bacterium ACPt DNA encoding:
- a CDS encoding IS3 family transposase ISDha6, which codes for MKQEGIHVKVAKKFKATTNSKHHLPVAENILNREFVASKPNQKMVSDITYLWTDEGWLYIAAVMDLCGQKIVGLSMSDRMTKELVINALDSVCKRVRSPRGLLIHSDRGSQYCSNEYQNLLKRHGFICSMWRKGNCWDNAPMEAFCGKMKYEWLNE
- the sasA_1 gene encoding Adaptive-response sensory-kinase SasA — protein: MLKPLADEKEIIVEENLTSGLPQIIADSDRICQIFYNLITNAIRYTSTSGKVSVSTELTNLAEQDWVKVPVADNGPGIDSAGLPYIFDHFYRGDKSRDRKSGGTGLDLAAKYILGEGSAFHVVLPVKVHEKVIMSSSVLHNDHVLYTYQDKAN
- the coq5_1 gene encoding 2-methoxy-6-polyprenyl-1,4-benzoquinol methylase, mitochondrial; the protein is MAEPFNRETDTIRRRYNRTALFYDWMDKMIPIKLRRKAVEQATGKVLEVGVGTGANLEFYLPGCQVTGIDFSPGMLQKARQKLTKARVPVSLLEMDAQNMIFPDNSFDTVIATCVFCSVPDPIQGLKEVKRVCKPGGRIVLLEHVRSENPFLGWVMDVLNPVALHVIGSNINRETVKNVNEAGIHSYSIEEYSGKIIKLIIASPV
- the phoP_2 gene encoding Alkaline phosphatase synthesis transcriptional regulatory protein PhoP — translated: MVQNSVLLVDDDAKLVKLLKIYFEKDGFIAYTAADGIDALMAVREHKPDIMVLDLMMPGLDGWEVCRRLRKDNDIPIIMLTARDEESDRLVGLELGADDYVTKPFSSKEVVARAKVILRRTNRSVLRKEAIKIGGLTIDMDSYQVSRDGEAVDLTPTEFKIVELLATNPGKVYSRLQIAEQVHGYTFEGYERTIDAHIKNLRRKLEANPKEPVYIQTVYGLGYKLAGVAKDE
- the phoP_3 gene encoding Alkaline phosphatase synthesis transcriptional regulatory protein PhoP, which produces MSQRSVLIVDDDVKLVELLQLYFQKDGFVVYTANDGLTALKIARDKQPDILVLDLMLPGMDGWDICRTLRRDSEVPILMLTARDEESDRLVGLEIGADDYVTKPFSPKEVVARVKAILRRTKGTTTTPVPLRMGDVTIDLEQYQITKGGQPVELTPTEFKILELLAKNPGRVFSRLQIVEQTQGYSFEGYERTVDAHVKNLRRKIEDNPKEPVYIQTVYGVGYRMAGIQNE
- the lnrL_1 gene encoding Linearmycin resistance ATP-binding protein LnrL — encoded protein: MYIRIVIDNIGKSFGERLLFSNISAEVASRQCLAVTGCNGSGKSTLLKIIAGLVRPSTGRIGFTLDNTFSPKERINYTGFVSPDVAMYAALTGIENIIFWTKVRGVACSKSESEKLCCQVGLGRAGGDPVSTYSTGMRQRLKLAVIKAMNPPVWLLDEPSSNLDVSGRTIVKELIADAVGQNACVILATNEVEEALYANSKIEL